The Hirundo rustica isolate bHirRus1 chromosome 29, bHirRus1.pri.v3, whole genome shotgun sequence genome window below encodes:
- the LOC120764260 gene encoding feather keratin 4-like, translated as MSCYERCPPTSCGPTPLANSCNEPCVRQCQDSTVVIQPSPVVVTLPGPILSSFPQNTTVGSSASAAVGNALSAGGVPINSGGSSLGFGGFGYPGLGSGYSRPYRRYNPSRSGFYGPC; from the coding sequence ATGTCCTGCTACGAGCGATGTCCCCCCACCTCCTGCGGCCCCACGccgctggccaacagctgcaacgAGCCCTGCGTCCGGCAGTGCCAGGACTCCACCGTGGTCATCCAGCCCTCGCCCGTGGTGGTCACCCTGCCCGggcccatcctcagctccttcccgcAGAACACCACCGTGGGATCCTCGGCGTCGGCGGCCGTCGGGAACGCTCTGAGCGCCGGCGGGGTCCCCATCAACTCGGGGGGCAGCTCCTTgggctttgggggttttggcTACCCCGGGCTGGGCAGCGGCTACAGCCGGCCCTACCGGCGCTACAACCCCTCCCGCAGCGGCTTCTACGGGCCCTgctga